The genomic interval ATTGAATCAGGGACATGGAAGTCAACAGGGAGACGCAGGACAAACCCGTTGCGACGGCGCAGGTGATGGACCATACAGGCGTCGATCGCATGGTGTCGTTGCGGAGGCAGTTTCACCGGCGGCCGGAATTGGCGTTCGACGAGATAGAAACCGCGCGCACCATCATGCTGGAACTGGATCGTCTCGGCATCCCCTACGACTATGGGGGAGCTGGCGGCGGCGTGGTTGGTCGCCTCGTGGGCAGCGGCCCCGGCCGGCGCATCGCACTCCGCGCGGAAATGGACGCCCTCCCGTGCGAGGAGGAGACCGGACGCCCATTCACCTCCGCCATTCCCGGCCGGATGCACGCTTGCGGACATGATGTCCACATGGCGATGGTGCTCGGTAGCGCGGCGCGACTCGCCGCCGATCCGCCGCCCGGCGAGGTGGTATTCGTCTTCCAGCCGGCCGAGGAACGGGGAAACGGTGCTCGCATCATGGTGGAGGCGGGCGCCCTCGACGGCGTAGATGCGATCTTCGCCGGTCACGTCACGACGGAGTATCCGGTCGGTCGCATCATGGTTTCGGAGGGGACCATCACCGCGCATTCCGACCGCTTCTGCATCGAGGTGCGCGGTGAGAGTGGCCATGGCGCACGGCCGCACGAGGCGGTGGATGCGGTGTTGGTGACCGGATTGCTAATCACGTCAATCCAGTCGCTGGTGTCGCGATACGTCAACCCGGTCTGGCCATCGGTGGTCACGATCGGCCAGGTGCGGGCAGGAACGGCGGCCAACATCATCGCGGGCTACGCGGCCCTGGACGGGATCATTCGCACCACCCGGCCAGACGTGCGCAGGGAGATCATCGAGGGACTCGAGCGGACCGCGTCGGCATTGGGTGAACTGCACCGCGCGCGGATTGACGTGCGGATCGACGAGAGCTGTCCGTCGGTCGTGAACACTCCGGCGGAAACGGCGCTTGCAGTGGATGCGGTAGGAGAGGTGCTGGGGGAGGACGCGGTAGTGGTCGCGGATCACCCCAGCATGGGTGCGGAGGATTTCTCCTGGTTCCTGACAGACACGCCCGGTTGCTACGTCCGCTTTGGCGCGCGGTCGGAGACGGGGGAGTACATACCCCTCCACTCACCTAAGTTCGATGTCGACGAACGGGTCCTGGCGGTGGCCGCCAGGTACTACGAAACGGTCGTGCGTCGCGCCGCTGGCCTATCGTGCGTCACACTTTCAGCAGACGTGGCAGATCTTCCATAACCGCCGCATCAGCCTGCTCCGGCGTGGCGCCCATGGCAATCACGTCGAACTTGCCGAACCGGGCCAGCGGTCCCACGTTGTAGAGGATGAAGCGGCCCCTCCGGGTTGACGGGTCGTACAACTCATCCTCCATCAGTTCCAGCACGTCCCTGAAACATGCTCCCGCCAACCCGGGGAAGGTCACATCCTGCGCCCGGTACGGATCGAAACGCCCCGGCGCGCGCCGGTAGTGCGGTGCGACGCGTTCCACGAGAGCCATAGGCAGACTGGTGCCGCCCCATCGACCGTTGCATTCGGTGAACCGAACCTGATAGTCACCTTCCGGATCGCCCGTGACGAGGTGATCGAACGAACAGCGACCGACGTAGCCCATTTCCTGCAGGGCCAATGCTATCCAGCGCCCAGCCTGCCTGAGCGTGCGGTCTACATCATCCGGCAGCGTGGACGTCCGGCTGCCGACGAACACCTTCCGGTCGCCTGCGAGGATCTGTTCATAGACTCCTTCGCACGTCACGCCGCTCGCCCGGTTGCCGATCCAGAACTGCGTCGACGGCGACACGGTGGCGCTTTCCCACGCGACCGCCAGCACCGTTTCTCCAGGCACCCATTCGGTTCGCACCAGGAACTCCGCAACCAGCCGTTCGATCTCCTCAGATGGTCGGCCGCGAAGCGTCGAGCTGTCGAACACCTGGTTGCCCATCGCCGACGCGCAGCGCGTCCGCTTCAATCCGACAGCAGACCAGGTGGTTGACAGCGCCCCGAGATGCCGGGCCAGACCCGTGGCGTCGTTCGCGGGTCGGGTCTCGGGGATCCAGTCGGGGCCGAGCACCGCTTTCACCACCTCGTTGAAGGTCCCCTTGTCGTTGGCGATCCAGGTGACGGGGGGCGCGGGCCCCAACACCTGCACCGCATTGATGGATGGGGATGTCCGGTGGAGCGCACGAGCCAGTTCCCAACACGGTTCGATCGACATGTACGGATGGACCACCACGTGCTCGCGTGCGCCAATCAAGGAGACGAGCTGATCGAGGGTGGATGCCTCAAGACAGCCGCGCGCAATGGCCAGCTGCTGGCCGGCAGGTGGTTCCACCGGGACACGGGGGTCGTTGGTCAGCCCAAGGCGTGTGGACCAGTAGGCGTCATAGTCGGGGTCAACCGGCGTCACCGTGACATAGCAGGCGGGCGAGACGCACCGGATGCGTGCCCGGTGCTGGTATTCCTCGACCCCGACGATGTCGTTCAGGAAAGGAATCGCGGAGAAATCATCCAGGCAGATCAGAAAGCGGTCTTCGCCTTGCGGCGGCCGGAACCGGCGATTCTCATAGGGTTTAACGCGGCGCGCCAGATCGAGCCCTTCCGCAATCGGTTGGACCGCCTTCCGAACGCACGCGCGGGCGTCCTCGTAGCTTGTCCAGGGAGGCAGGCGCTGGCCGCCCGCGAGCCTGCTCACGCGTGGCACGCCGGCGAAGCACGCCGGTGTCCCTTGACGCGCGTGCGGTCTGCCGCAGATGAGGAATTGGAGCGGGAGACGGGGGTCGAACCCGCGACCTTCAGCTTGGGAAGCTGACACTCTACCACTGAGTTACTCCCGCTCCTCACACGAAGCCAACTCCAGCCGTGAGGGGCCATTCTAGCAGTCCGTGGTAAGACCGCCGCTACATTCGAGCGGCGAGGCAGGCGCCCAGGCCTGCCCTGACGGGCGCACAGGCCCCTACTGGCCGCGGAGCCAGGCGATAATCTCGTCGCGCCGGCTCACCATCTCGGTTTCGGTGGTAGCTTCAAGGTTGAGCCGCAGCAGCGGCTCGGTATTCGACGGCCGCACGTTGAAGCGCCACGTGTCGTAGTCCACCGAAACGCCGTCCAGCCGCGATATGCGGCCATCCTGGTACCGTTCGGCCAAGCGGCTGATC from Acidobacteriota bacterium carries:
- a CDS encoding amidohydrolase; translation: MDHTGVDRMVSLRRQFHRRPELAFDEIETARTIMLELDRLGIPYDYGGAGGGVVGRLVGSGPGRRIALRAEMDALPCEEETGRPFTSAIPGRMHACGHDVHMAMVLGSAARLAADPPPGEVVFVFQPAEERGNGARIMVEAGALDGVDAIFAGHVTTEYPVGRIMVSEGTITAHSDRFCIEVRGESGHGARPHEAVDAVLVTGLLITSIQSLVSRYVNPVWPSVVTIGQVRAGTAANIIAGYAALDGIIRTTRPDVRREIIEGLERTASALGELHRARIDVRIDESCPSVVNTPAETALAVDAVGEVLGEDAVVVADHPSMGAEDFSWFLTDTPGCYVRFGARSETGEYIPLHSPKFDVDERVLAVAARYYETVVRRAAGLSCVTLSADVADLP